GTAGCGCGACTTGTACTTGTCGAGCTTCACGCCGGCGTAGGGGCGGCCGGTGCTTTTGTGGTTGTAGTAGATCGGAATCTGGCCCACCGCCCGCGGGAAGGTGGCCGTGAGCTTGCCGGCCGGGTTGTAGGCCCCGAACAGCACGTCGGCCACGGCGTGGCCGCCCTGCGTGCCCGCAAACCAGGTTTCAAGGATGGCGTCGGCGTGCTGGTCCTCCCAGGGCAGCGTCAGGGGGCGGCCGTTCAGCAGTACCACCACCAGGGGTTTGCCGGTGGCTTTCAGCGCCTTGAGCAGGTCGAGCTGGCGGCCGGGCAGGCCGATGTCGGCGCGGCTGGCGGCCTCGCCGGTCATGCCCTGGCTTTCGCCCACCACGGCCACCACCACGTCGGCGCTCTGGGCGGCGGCCACAGCTTCGGCAATCAGGGCCTCGGGGGCCCTTGGGTCGATGTTCAGCTCGCCGCCGTGGGCGTTCAGGCGGTCAATCATCTGCTGGTCGTCGGCCACGTTGGCGCCCTGGGCCATTATAATCTTCACGCCCGGCGCGGCGGCCCGCAGGCCCTGCTCGACGGATACGGCCTGCTTCCAGTCGCCGGCGCCGCTCCAGCTCCCGATCATGTCGCGCTGGCGGTTGGCCAGGGGCCCCACCAGGGCAATGGTGCCGGTCTTTTTGAGGGGCAGGGTTTGCTTGTCGTTTTTGAGCAGCACGAAGCTGCGGCGGGCTACGTCGCGGGCGTCGGCCAGGTACTGCTTCTTCATCAGCGTGGCCTTGGCGCGCTTCTCGCTCACGCCGTGGTAGGGGTCGGTGAACAGGCCGAGGCGGTACTTGGCTTCCAGCACGCGGCGGCAGGCCAGGTCAATGTCGGCCTGGGTTACGGTGCCGTCGGCCAGGTTTTTCGCCAGGTTATTCAGAAAAATCTCGCCCACCATATCCTGGTCAATGCCGGCCTTCAGGGCCAGCTCTGACACCTTTTTATCATCGCCCAGGCCGTGGGCTTCCAGCTCGTTGATGGCGGTGTAGTCCGTCGCCACGAAGCCGTTGAAGCCCCACTGTGTGCGCAGCAGGTCGGTCATCAGGAACTTGTTGGCCGTGGCCGGGATGCCGTTCACGTCGTTGAACGACGACATCACCGAGCCCACGCCGGCCTCCACTGCCGCCTTGTAGGGCGGCAGGTATTCGTTGTACATGCGCTGGAGGCTCATGTCGGTGGTGTTGTAGTCGCGCCCGGCCTCGGCGGCCCCGTATAGGGCGAAGTGCTTGAGGCAGGCCATCACCCGGTCGGGCCGGGTCATGTCGTTGTCGGGGCCCTGGTAGCCGCGCACCATGGCCCGGGCAATCTGTGAGCCCAGGTAGGGATCTTCGCCGCTGCCCTCCATGATGCGGCCCCAGCGCGGGTCGCGGGCAATGTCCACCATCGGCGAGTACACCCAGTTCACGCCGTCGGCGCTGGCCTCGTCGGCGGCAATGCGGGCGGTTTTTTCCATCGCCGGCAGGTCCCACGACGCGGCCAGGCCCAGCGGCACCGGGAAGATGGTGCGGTGCCCGTGGATGACGTCGTAGCCCAAAATGAGCGGGATGTGCAGCCGCGACTCCTTGATGGCCAGGGCCTGGAGCTTGCGCGCCGCCACCGGCGTGTAGGTGTTCAGCACGGCCCCCACGCGGCCCTTGCGGATGTTGGCGTCCACGTCCTTGCTCACCACGGGCCCCGTCACGTCGAAGCCGACGGACACGAGGTTGAGCTGGCCGATTTTCTCCTCGGGTGTCATCTTGCCCAGCAGGTTGTCAACGAAGGCCGTCATTTTGGCGTCGGCCGCGGGCAGCGCGGTTTTGGGCGCGGCCGCCTGCTGGGCCGCCGCCGGCAGGGCCCCCAGGCCCAGCGTGAGTAAGAAAAGGGCCGTGCGAATACGGGTGGATTGGGTCATGAGTAAGAAGGGTAGGGATGTAAGTTGGCATTGTTGTGTAGCGTGGCCTCTGCGAGTCCGCGACGAGCGCAGCGAGTGGTAAAGTTGAACGGCTGGAGTTGAACGGGCTACCGTCCCACTCGCTGCGCTCGTCGCGGACTTGCAGCGTCCACGCTAATGTGGGTTACGGCGCGTTTTGCACCTTGGTGGCGTGGCCGACGCCGTTTTCATTCACGGCTTCGATGGTGAAATAATAGGGCAGGTCTTTGTCCATGCCTTTGAAGTAGTAGTCGGTTTGGCTGTGCACCAGAATGCTGTGGTAGAGCTTATTGGGCGCAATGCCGATGCGAATATTGTAAGCGTAGGCGTCGCTGGCCGGGGCCCACTTCAGCCAGGCGCTGCGCTTGTCGTGCTCCGTGCGCAGCACCACAAATTCGCGCACCGCCACCGGCTTGGGGCCCCCGGCGCTGCCAAACACCCGCAGCCCGCTCAGGGCAAACTTGCCGGTGGGCATGTGCACGTTTTCGAGCTTCAAATAACGCGCCTGCACGGCCCTGGGCAACTCAACGTAGTCGTGCGGCACGTCGGTTTTGTTGCGGCTCTTGTCCACCAATAGCTGCCATTTCTGCCCGTCGAGCGAGTACAAAAGCTTGTACTGGTGGTAGATGCCCAGCTGCTTGCCCAGGAATTCCGCGTCCTGGTCGGCGTAGTTGATTTGCACGGCGCGCACGGCGCTCACCCGGCCCAGGTCGGTTTCGAACTACTCGCCGGGGCCCCCGGTGGCGGCGCTCCAGTAGGTTTTAATGCTCTCGTCCACCGCCAGGTTGGGCGCGTAGCCGCCGAGCGTGGACGAAGCTCGCACCGGCTTTTGGTAGTTGAGCAGCATCCAGCCGGTGAAGGTGCTTTTGAGGTGGTCGGCGGGGCCGGTGGGCAGGTAGTGCGGGTAGTCGCCAAAGTCGGTGTCAGTGTAGAGCACGCCGTCGGCGTCGAAGCCCGCGGGCCACAGGCCCAGCCGCCGCTCGAAGTTGTTTTTCACCGCCACCACCATCGTCGAAAGGTGCCAGTACGAGCCCCACACGTCCTGGAACGTGTTGCCGTGGCCCGCCCCGCGCGCAAAGCCGCCGGGCTTGTAGGCAAACGGGTTGTGCGGCTGCGGCACGAAGGGCCCCAGGGGCCCGGTGGCCACCTGCACGCCGTCGGCGTAGCCGCTGAATTCGGTGCCCGGGGCCCCGTATTGCAGGTAGTACTTGCCGTTGTGCTTGGTCATCCAGGCGCCTTCCATGAACGGGTCGAGGAAGGTATTGTCCAGGTATTCGCCGAAGCGCTGCCAGCCGAACTGCTTGTCGTTCAGCCCGAACATCTCCTTTTTCTCGCCCATGGGCTGGAAGGTTTTGCGGCTGATCTGCTGGCCGTAGAGCGGGTAGGTGTTCGAGCTGCCCCAGTACAAGTACAGCTTGCCATCGGTGTCGAGGAAAAAATCCGGGTCCCAGGCCCCCGCCTGGAAGGGGTACACGGCGTGCTTCCACTGGTTGTGCAACGGGTCGGTGCTCATCCAGAGCGGGAAGTTTTTCTCCTGCGTCGAGCCGAACACCAGCAGCGTATCGCCCACGGCGCACACGGCCGGCGCGCACAGGTCGTCGTAGGTTTTCAGCCCCGGCGGAATGAACGTGCGCTCAATAAACTGCCAGTCGTACAAGTCTTTGCTGTGCCAATACCCGCGTTGGTTGGTCGAGAATAAATAGTACGTGCCCTTAAAAAGCGTAATCACTGGGTCGGCCGTGGCGCGGTGCCGCCCCGCGGTCGAGAAGTTCGGGATGGGCGTGTAGCCGTAGTCCAGGTTCAGTGGGTTGCAGTAGGTGCGGCGCGGGGGCCCCGGCTGGGCCGCGGCGGCC
This genomic stretch from Hymenobacter sp. PAMC 26628 harbors:
- the bglX gene encoding beta-glucosidase BglX, with the protein product MTQSTRIRTALFLLTLGLGALPAAAQQAAAPKTALPAADAKMTAFVDNLLGKMTPEEKIGQLNLVSVGFDVTGPVVSKDVDANIRKGRVGAVLNTYTPVAARKLQALAIKESRLHIPLILGYDVIHGHRTIFPVPLGLAASWDLPAMEKTARIAADEASADGVNWVYSPMVDIARDPRWGRIMEGSGEDPYLGSQIARAMVRGYQGPDNDMTRPDRVMACLKHFALYGAAEAGRDYNTTDMSLQRMYNEYLPPYKAAVEAGVGSVMSSFNDVNGIPATANKFLMTDLLRTQWGFNGFVATDYTAINELEAHGLGDDKKVSELALKAGIDQDMVGEIFLNNLAKNLADGTVTQADIDLACRRVLEAKYRLGLFTDPYHGVSEKRAKATLMKKQYLADARDVARRSFVLLKNDKQTLPLKKTGTIALVGPLANRQRDMIGSWSGAGDWKQAVSVEQGLRAAAPGVKIIMAQGANVADDQQMIDRLNAHGGELNIDPRAPEALIAEAVAAAQSADVVVAVVGESQGMTGEAASRADIGLPGRQLDLLKALKATGKPLVVVLLNGRPLTLPWEDQHADAILETWFAGTQGGHAVADVLFGAYNPAGKLTATFPRAVGQIPIYYNHKSTGRPYAGVKLDKYKSRYLDLPNDPLYPFGYGLSYTTFTVSKPTLSAASIGMAGALDVAVTVQNTGQADGEEVVQLYLRDVVGTSSRPVQELKNFQKVLLKKGESRQLTFHLTVEDLKFYNNDLKFVAEPGEFQVMVGSNSRDVQMASFMLTQ
- a CDS encoding family 43 glycosylhydrolase, with the protein product MKNILFLLLLATAAAAQPGPPRRTYCNPLNLDYGYTPIPNFSTAGRHRATADPVITLFKGTYYLFSTNQRGYWHSKDLYDWQFIERTFIPPGLKTYDDLCAPAVCAVGDTLLVFGSTQEKNFPLWMSTDPLHNQWKHAVYPFQAGAWDPDFFLDTDGKLYLYWGSSNTYPLYGQQISRKTFQPMGEKKEMFGLNDKQFGWQRFGEYLDNTFLDPFMEGAWMTKHNGKYYLQYGAPGTEFSGYADGVQVATGPLGPFVPQPHNPFAYKPGGFARGAGHGNTFQDVWGSYWHLSTMVVAVKNNFERRLGLWPAGFDADGVLYTDTDFGDYPHYLPTGPADHLKSTFTGWMLLNYQKPVRASSTLGGYAPNLAVDESIKTYWSAATGGPGE